The following are from one region of the Ptychodera flava strain L36383 chromosome 15, AS_Pfla_20210202, whole genome shotgun sequence genome:
- the LOC139152258 gene encoding uncharacterized protein — MFTDAAILGDDRAGCLRHGVHCHTKDPLPGLRFSEVKSTLEDTFPGYGGIFAKEMAIYIVATGKMNYVPGGYRHSFLIRNPIKSITSQYRSWSKLNADGLSEIILSETGYREMLELYLYIRDVKGQTPMVIDADDDLLRDPATTMKKFCDFVGIEYKESMLHWKPGRPEEWSWDDVWYGTVGSSAGFARNPESQSSSRVEDISLYPTYVQLAIQDSQPYYEYLYDLRSTQ, encoded by the coding sequence ATGTTTACTGACGCGGCTATATTGGGCGATGATCGGGCCGGCTGCCTACGCCACGGGGTACATTGCCATACCAAAGATCCTTTGCCAGGGCTCAGGTTTAGTGAGGTGAAGAGCACACTTGAGGATACTTTTCCCGGGTATGGAGGTATCTTTGCCAAGGAAATGGCCATTTATATTGTTGCGACGGGGAAAATGAATTATGTTCCTGGTGGATACCGCCATTCATTCCTAATACGTAACCCAATCAAGAGTATAACCTCTCAATATAGAAGTTGGTCAAAACTAAACGCGGATGGACTGTCTGAAATCATACTGTCCGAGACCGGGTACCGTGAAATGCTAGAGTTGTACCTTTACATCAgggatgtcaaaggtcaaacaccaATGGTTATCGACGCCGATGACGATCTGCTTCGTGACCCGGCAACCACCATGAAGAAGTTCTGTGATTTCGTTGGAATTGAGTACAAAGAAAGTATGCTTCACTGGAAGCCTGGCCGTCCCGAGGAATGGAGTTGGGACGATGTCTGGTATGGCACAGTTGGCAGTAGCGCTGGCTTCGCAAGAAATCCTGAATCACAAAGCTCTTCGAGGGTAGAAGATATCTCGCTGTATCCAACCTATGTCCAACTGGCCATTCAAGATTCCCAACCTTATTATGAGTATCTCTACGACTTGAGATCCACGcaataa